The following proteins are encoded in a genomic region of Populus nigra chromosome 16, ddPopNigr1.1, whole genome shotgun sequence:
- the LOC133675063 gene encoding plant cysteine oxidase 3-like: MFSKFRNATDKARKLAIEHENCLLPFIPCFRNLINMVEQQNSSSKVQASYELCRKTFTPSGTPPSSSAIQKLCSLLDTCGPADVGLKEETRDDRGHGILGLNRLSSVARWAQPITYVDVHECDSFTMCIFCFPTSSVIPLHDHPSMTVFSKVLYGSLHVKAYDWVEPACYPKSKGPGYPAVRLAKLTVDKTLTAPCETSVLYPKRGGNLHCFTAVTPCAVLDILTPPYREDAGRKCTYYHDYPFSTFSRGNGAEIDDEKIDDLAWLAEIDTPDDLYMRQGAYTGPAVQV; this comes from the exons ATGTTCTCAAAATTCCGAAACGCAACTGATAAGGCAAGAAAGCTTGCAATAGAACACGAAAATTGCTTACTACCTTTCATTCCCTGTTTCAGAAACCTCATAAACATGGTAGAGCAGCAGAATTCATCTTCTAAAGTTCAAGCTTCATATGAGCTCTGCAGAAAGACCTTTACACCCTCGGGGACACCTCCTTCTTCTAGTGCCATCCAGAAACTCTGCTCTCTTTTGG ACACATGTGGCCCTGCTGATGTAGGGCTTAAAGAGGAAACTCGAGATGATCGAGGGCATGGCATCCTTGGACTTAATCGGTTGAGTAGCGTTGCTCGATGGGCTCAACCAATAACATATGTAGATGTTCATGAATGTGATAGTTTTACA ATGTGTATATTCTGCTTTCCTACTTCTTCTGTTATTCCACTCCATGACCATCCTAGCATGACTGTTTTCAGCAAAGTTCTATATGGTTCATTGCATGTCAAAGCTTATGATTGGGTTGAGCCTGCGTGTTACCCAAAAAGCAAGGGGCCTGGTTATCCTGCAG TAAGGTTGGCAAAGTTGACAGTAGATAAAACTTTAACAGCTCCATGTGAGACGTCAGTATTGTACCCAAAACGTGGTGGGAATCTGCATTGTTTCACTGCAGTCACCCCTTGTGCTGTGCTTGACATTCTTACACCTCCATACAGAGAAGATGCAGGCAGAAAATGTACTTATTACCATGACTATCCTTTTTCCACCTTCT CTAGAGGAAATGGAGCTGAGATAGatgatgaaaaaatagatgACCTTGCATGGCTTGCAGAGATAGATACACCTGATGATCTTTATATGCGTCAAGGAGCTTACACAGGACCCGCTGTTCAGGTTTAA